The DNA segment TTGCGAAGCTCATACTGGGTTCTTCGGGTAATTACTTCTTTTCTGTGCTCTATGAAGTAGGCAAGGAGTTCCTTTAAGCTAAGAACCTTCGGCTGGTTTCTCACAAGCGCCAGCATTATGATGCCGAAGGAGGTATACATCTGCGTATGCTTGTAGAGCTGGTTAAGAACCACCTGGGCGTGCTCCCCGCTCTTCACGTCGATAACGAGCCTTATACCTTCTCTGTCGGACTCATCCCGTATGTCGGTGATCCCCTTTATCTTTTCCTCCCTTACGAGTTCGGCGATTTTCTGGGCAAGCCGCGCCTTGTTAACTTGATAGGGAAGCTCGGTGACGATTATCACCTCCCTTCCTCCTTTTTTCTGCTTCTCTATGCGAACCCTTGCCCTCGTCCTGACTATTCCGCGGCCGGTGGCATAAGCAGTGCGGATGTCATCGCGACCGCTTACGAAACCCCCCGTGGGAAAATCTGGCCCCGGCATGATCTCAAGAAGCCTGTCCACAGTGATGTTGGGGTCGCGTATCTGTGCCACTACGGCATCGAGAAGCTCCCCAAGGTTATGAGGAGGAATATTGGTTGACATGCCCACCGCGATTCCCGAAGAACCGTTTAGAAGCAGGTTCGGCACCTTGGTCGGCAGCACGCTCGGCTCAAGTTCTCCCCCGTCGTAGTTCGGATAGAACTCAACCGTTTCTTTATCCAGATCCTCAAGCATCTCAGAAGAAATTCTCGAGAGCCTGACTTCCGTGTAGCGCATGGCCGCCGGGCTGTCCCCGTCAACGGAGCCGAAATTACCCTGACCATCGACAAGCGGGATCCTCATGGAGAAATCCTGAGCCATACGGACAAGGGAATCGTAGATCGCCGAGTCTCCGTGAGGATGATATTTACCCATGACGTCCCCGACCACCCTGGCGGATTTCTTGTAGGGGCGGTTCCACACATTTCCTGCCTCGCTCATCCCGTAGAGAATTCTCCTGTGAACGGGCTTGAGTCCGTCGCGCACGTCGGGAAGAGCCCTTCCGACTATGACGCTCATGGAGTAACTGAGATAGGACTCCTTCATCTCATCTTCAATGTTTACAGTCTGCACTCTGGATGAAGTGTCCATTCCTGAAAAAACCCTCCGGAGAAAAGAAAAAGAATGGTTGTGAAATAAACCAGTTAGAATGATATTTTACATGAATAAATCTGCGACTTCCAGAGCAAAACGCGGAGTAAATCTAGTCTTGCCGAAAGAGTTCGTATACAATCGACATGCGCGTACTTACCGGACAATCCAAGGGAAGGATACTGAAGGTTCCGAGAGGAGAATCGCTTAGACCAACCGCGGCCAGGATAAAAAAATCGATGTTCGACATATTGGGTCCTGAAGTTCCTGGAACAAGCGTGCTTGACCTGTTCTCGGGCTCGGGAAATCTGGGAATCGAGGCTTTAAGCCTAGGTGCCTCATCCTGCGTGTTTGTTGAGAAAAACCCTGCCGCGGCGGGGATAATCGCCCGGAATCTGCGTTCCTGCGGGTACGGTGAGCAATCGAGAATACTCAATTTTGATTTCAGGAAAGCATTGAGTATGTTAAGTGCGGAAAATTTTGGGTTTGATCTTGTTTTCATTGATCCCCCGTATAAGTTTTACGAAAAGACAGAGCCGCACTCGCTTGCCCGCGAGATAGGAAGTGTCGTCGGAGAAAAAGGAATCATGGTCATTGAACATCCGTCCGGAAATGTTATGAGACCTGAAGGATTTGAGGTGAGAACCAGAAAATACGGAGGCACCTCCGTAAGTTTTTTAAGGAGACTCGATTGAACGGCAAAACTGTAATATATCCGGGTTCATTTGACCCTTTCACAAACGGGCACCTGAACATAATCGCCCGGGCGGCAGGGATCTTCGAGAAAATCATAATCTCGGTCGGACACAACACTTCCAAGAAAACGACCCTCTCGACCGAGGAGAGGGTGTCTCTCATTGCCGAGGTGACCAAGGATTACCCCAATGTCGAGGTTGAAAGCTTCGAGGGACTGCTGGTCGACTACATAAGGAAAAAAGAAACCAACACCATACTGCGCGGAATGAGATGCCACTCAGACTTTGAGTACGAACTTCAGATGGCCACCGCGAACAAGCTTATGAACGAAGAGGTGGAGACGCTGTTTATGGTGACCGAAAGCCAGTTCTCCCACATAAGCTCATCTCTGATAAAGGAAATAATCTCTCTGGGAGGTTCCGCAAAGGGTTTCGTCCCGGCGGCGGTTGAGGAAAAACTGATCGAAAAACTCCGCCCGGCAAAAAAGCGGAGGAAAAAATAAAGTGAGACTTTCAGAAAGGGTAAGCAACCTCAAGCCTTCCGCGACTCTGACCATAACGGCAAAAGCCAAATCGCTTCGCGCCCAAGGGGTCGACATCATAGGGTTCGGAGCTGGAGAACCTGACTTCGACACTCCCGAGAACGTGAAGAAAGAGGGTGTGGCCGCGATTAAAAGCGGCTTTACGAAGTACACAGCCGTCGGTGGAATCGATGAACTCAAAGACGCGATAGCGGCGTCCCTGAAAAAAGACCACGGCCTTGAGTACGCAAGGGATGAGATACTGGTTTCCTGTGGTGCCAAACACTCGATATACAACATTACCCAAGCGCTTTTCGAACCCGGAGACGAGGTTATAATCCCGGCCCCTTACTGGGTTTCCTATCCCGACCAGGTAGCGTTGACGGGTGCAACCCCGGTGATCATAGACACAGACGAGCAAGAACTTTTCAAGATCACCCCTAAGCAGCTCGAAGCGGAAATAAACGAACGGACGCGGGCCTTTATTCTCAATTATCCTTCAAATCCCACGGGGACAACGTATTCGCGCGGAGAACTTGAGGAAATAGTCGAAATCGCCCTTGA comes from the Candidatus Dadabacteria bacterium genome and includes:
- the rsmD gene encoding 16S rRNA (guanine(966)-N(2))-methyltransferase RsmD, with product MRVLTGQSKGRILKVPRGESLRPTAARIKKSMFDILGPEVPGTSVLDLFSGSGNLGIEALSLGASSCVFVEKNPAAAGIIARNLRSCGYGEQSRILNFDFRKALSMLSAENFGFDLVFIDPPYKFYEKTEPHSLAREIGSVVGEKGIMVIEHPSGNVMRPEGFEVRTRKYGGTSVSFLRRLD
- the coaD gene encoding pantetheine-phosphate adenylyltransferase yields the protein MNGKTVIYPGSFDPFTNGHLNIIARAAGIFEKIIISVGHNTSKKTTLSTEERVSLIAEVTKDYPNVEVESFEGLLVDYIRKKETNTILRGMRCHSDFEYELQMATANKLMNEEVETLFMVTESQFSHISSSLIKEIISLGGSAKGFVPAAVEEKLIEKLRPAKKRRKK